A region of Scleropages formosus chromosome 2, fSclFor1.1, whole genome shotgun sequence DNA encodes the following proteins:
- the znf362b gene encoding zinc finger protein 362b isoform X2, with protein sequence MAEPRFNNPYFWPPPPSMPGQLDNLVLINKIKEQLMAEKIRPPHLPHTSVPSQQPLLVPGSPSEGGQHAVPVPKLQQVATLHSHGSSQPDIALHARPASSTVTGLILGDVNLNLDDKSALKAKGLREDWHLRQIVDQPSRMNHISGLSLSSRNASHNTSEAITPTTPTSSSQNRMGGAPSQNVISGLASGAGMEPLKNGGLAGLLGPPPKMPRGRKKIKAENGSGPLLVVPYPILAAGTDQSAVTITAKEGKTYRCKVCPLTFFSKSDMQIHSKSHTEAKPHKCPHCSKSFASASYLAQHLRIHLDVKPYHCSYCERSFRQLSHLQQHTRIHTGDRPYKCAHPGCEKAFTQLSNLQSHQRQHNKDKPYKCPNCYRAYADSASLQIHLSAHAIKNGKAFCCSVCGRAYTSETYLTKHMSKHTVVEHLVSQHSPQRTDSPNIPIRIALI encoded by the exons ATGGCAGAGCCTCGATTTAATAATCCATATTTCTGGCCGCCGCCTCCCTCCATGCCTGGCCAG CTAGATAACCTCGTGCTGATCAATAAGATTAAAGAGCAGCTGATGGCGGAGAAGATCAGGCCTCCACACCTGCCGCACACTTCCGTTccctcccagcagcccctgctGGTCCCCGGCTCGCCCTCGGAAGGCGGCCAGCACGCCGTGCCTGTGCCCAAGCTCCAGCAGGTGGCGACTCTCCACTCGCACGGCTCGTCGCAGCCCGACATCGCCTTGCATGCTCGCCCCGCCTCCAGCACTGTGACAG GCCTTATTCTCGGTGATGTAAACTTGAATCTGGACGATAAGTCGGCGTTGAAAGCGAAGGGACTGCGAGAAGACTGGCATCTGCGGCAGATTGTAGACCAGCCCTCGAGAATGAACCACATTTCAG GTCTCTCGCTGTCGTCTCGCAACGCCAGCCACAACACCTCAGAGGCGATCACCCCCACCACGCCCACCTCCAGCAGCCAGAACCGAATGGGTGGAGCGCCGTCCCAGAATGTCATTTCCGGATTAGCCAGCGGTGCGGGAATGGAGCCTCTCAAGAACGGGGGCCTGGCAGGGTTGCTGGGGCCGCCACCCAAAATGCCGCGCGGACGCAAGAAGATCAAGGCGGAGAACGGCTCCGGGCCTCTGCTGGTCGTGCCGTATCCCATTCTGGCCGCGGGCACCGACCAGTCCGCGGTCACCATTACGGCCAAGGAGGGGAAAACCTACAG GTGCAAGGTGTGCCCGCTGACCTTCTTCAGCAAGTCGGACATGCAGATCCACTCCAAGTCGCACACGGAGGCCAAGCCGCACAAGTGCCCCCACTGCTCCAAGTCGTTCGCCAGCGCCTCCTACCTGGCCCAGCACCTGCGCATACACCTGGACGTGAAGCCCTACCACTGCTCCTACTGCGAGAGGTCCTTCCGCCAGCTCTcccacctgcagcagcacacCAG aATTCATACAGGCGATCGACCATATAAATGCGCCCATCCCGGATGCGAAAAGGCCTTCACCCAGCTCTCGAACCTTCAG TCGCACCAGAGGCAGCACAACAAAGACAAGCCGTACAAGTGTCCGAACTGCTACCGGGCCTACGCGGACTCGGCCTCGCTGCAGATCCACCTCTCGGCGCACGCCATCAAAAACGGCAAGGCGTTCTGCTGCAGCGTGTGCGGCCGGGCGTACACCTCC GAGACCTACCTGACAAAGCACATGTCCAAGCACACGGTGGTGGAGCATCTGGTGAGCCAGCATTCCCCGCAGCGGACAGACTCCCCGAACATCCCCATCCGCATCGCGCTCATCTGA
- the LOC108924914 gene encoding alpha-1,3-galactosyltransferase 2-like, which yields MLLSLPVRTCARFQPNMKVFKVRPRSKIGCVIVVFLLISVGFLGRFLIRFVQELVAMGKCPLPANEKLKSGTHIDNSLDLWSRIDVQTCTYWRAPIMWEGMFDPQVYDRYHSKKGTSVALTVFAVGRYLEVYLQDFLTSAEKHFMTGLPVTYYIFTDTPKWVPTIPLALGRTMKIIEVEGHDRWQDISMSRMKSIADVIESHIRHRNQYVFCFDVDQTFVGRFGSEALGDTVALLHAFYYHRYQKEYSYDRNPKSVAYMEKGDFYYHAAIFGGTWQGVKNITESCYQGIVKDKENEVEALWHDESHLNKYFWLHKPSKILSPEYCWSTLIGYRWDIHVHRLLWAEKYYTRLRREDKLSTKGKEVPEAQ from the exons ATGTTGCTGTCCTTACCTGTCCGAACCTGCGCGCGATTTCAACCCAACATGAAGGTCTTCAAAGTCAG GCCACGATCCAAAATAGGTTGTGTTATAGTCGTGTTCCTGCTGATTTCTGTTGGATTCCTTGGTCGTTTTCTCATAAG GTTTGTCCAAGAGTTGGTGGCCATGGGTAAATGCCCTTTGCCTGCCAATGAGAAGTTAAAGTCTGGGACTCATATTGACAACTCTCTAGATTTATG GTCCAGAATCGATGTTCAGACATGCACCTACTGGAGAGCACCTATCATGTGGGAGGGGATGTTTGACCCACAAGTCTATGACAGATACCACAGTAAAAAGGGCACCTCCGTCGCGCTCACCGTGTTTGCTGTCGGAAG GTACCTGGAGGTCTACCTGCAAGATTTCCTTACCTCTGCAGAGAAGCACTTCATGACAGGTTTACCTGTGACCTACTACATTTTCACAGACACACCAAAGTGGGTGCCTACCATCCCTCTGGCTTTAGGACGGACCATGAAGATCATAGAGGTAGAAGGACATGATCGCTGGCAGGACATCTCCATGTCGCGCATGAAGAGTATTGCAGACGTCATAGAGTCGCACATCCGACACCGGAACCAGTACGTCTTCTGCTTCGATGTGGACCAGACTTTCGTGGGACGATTTGGCTCCGAGGCGCTCGGAGACACGGTGGCCCTTCTGCATGCATTCTACTACCACCGCTACCAGAAGGAGTACAGCTACGACCGCAACCCCAAGTCAGTGGCGTACATGGAGAAGGGCGACTTCTACTACCATGCCGCCATCTTTGGGGGCACATGGCAGGGGGTAAAGAACATAACCGAAAGCTGCTACCAGGGAATTGTGAAGGACAAGGAGAATGAAGTGGAGGCACTGTGGCATGACGAAAGTCACCTTAACAAGTACTTTTGGCTACACAAGCCTAGCAAGATACTGTCCCCCGAGTACTGCTGGTCCACCCTGATCGGCTACCGCTGGGACATCCACGTTCATCGCCTGCTGTGGGCggaaaaatattacacaagACTCCGAAGAGAAGACAAGTTGAGCACTAAAGGGAAAGAGGTCCCCGAAGCGCAGTGA
- the znf362b gene encoding zinc finger protein 362b isoform X3: MAEKIRPPHLPHTSVPSQQPLLVPGSPSEGGQHAVPVPKLQQVATLHSHGSSQPDIALHARPASSTVTGLILGDVNLNLDDKSALKAKGLREDWHLRQIVDQPSRMNHISGLSLSSRNASHNTSEAITPTTPTSSSQNRMGGAPSQNVISGLASGAGMEPLKNGGLAGLLGPPPKMPRGRKKIKAENGSGPLLVVPYPILAAGTDQSAVTITAKEGKTYRCKVCPLTFFSKSDMQIHSKSHTEAKPHKCPHCSKSFASASYLAQHLRIHLDVKPYHCSYCERSFRQLSHLQQHTRIHTGDRPYKCAHPGCEKAFTQLSNLQSHQRQHNKDKPYKCPNCYRAYADSASLQIHLSAHAIKNGKAFCCSVCGRAYTSETYLTKHMSKHTVVEHLVSQHSPQRTDSPNIPIRIALI, translated from the exons ATGGCGGAGAAGATCAGGCCTCCACACCTGCCGCACACTTCCGTTccctcccagcagcccctgctGGTCCCCGGCTCGCCCTCGGAAGGCGGCCAGCACGCCGTGCCTGTGCCCAAGCTCCAGCAGGTGGCGACTCTCCACTCGCACGGCTCGTCGCAGCCCGACATCGCCTTGCATGCTCGCCCCGCCTCCAGCACTGTGACAG GCCTTATTCTCGGTGATGTAAACTTGAATCTGGACGATAAGTCGGCGTTGAAAGCGAAGGGACTGCGAGAAGACTGGCATCTGCGGCAGATTGTAGACCAGCCCTCGAGAATGAACCACATTTCAG GTCTCTCGCTGTCGTCTCGCAACGCCAGCCACAACACCTCAGAGGCGATCACCCCCACCACGCCCACCTCCAGCAGCCAGAACCGAATGGGTGGAGCGCCGTCCCAGAATGTCATTTCCGGATTAGCCAGCGGTGCGGGAATGGAGCCTCTCAAGAACGGGGGCCTGGCAGGGTTGCTGGGGCCGCCACCCAAAATGCCGCGCGGACGCAAGAAGATCAAGGCGGAGAACGGCTCCGGGCCTCTGCTGGTCGTGCCGTATCCCATTCTGGCCGCGGGCACCGACCAGTCCGCGGTCACCATTACGGCCAAGGAGGGGAAAACCTACAG GTGCAAGGTGTGCCCGCTGACCTTCTTCAGCAAGTCGGACATGCAGATCCACTCCAAGTCGCACACGGAGGCCAAGCCGCACAAGTGCCCCCACTGCTCCAAGTCGTTCGCCAGCGCCTCCTACCTGGCCCAGCACCTGCGCATACACCTGGACGTGAAGCCCTACCACTGCTCCTACTGCGAGAGGTCCTTCCGCCAGCTCTcccacctgcagcagcacacCAG aATTCATACAGGCGATCGACCATATAAATGCGCCCATCCCGGATGCGAAAAGGCCTTCACCCAGCTCTCGAACCTTCAG TCGCACCAGAGGCAGCACAACAAAGACAAGCCGTACAAGTGTCCGAACTGCTACCGGGCCTACGCGGACTCGGCCTCGCTGCAGATCCACCTCTCGGCGCACGCCATCAAAAACGGCAAGGCGTTCTGCTGCAGCGTGTGCGGCCGGGCGTACACCTCC GAGACCTACCTGACAAAGCACATGTCCAAGCACACGGTGGTGGAGCATCTGGTGAGCCAGCATTCCCCGCAGCGGACAGACTCCCCGAACATCCCCATCCGCATCGCGCTCATCTGA
- the znf362b gene encoding zinc finger protein 362b isoform X1: protein MMAEPRFNNPYFWPPPPSMPGQLDNLVLINKIKEQLMAEKIRPPHLPHTSVPSQQPLLVPGSPSEGGQHAVPVPKLQQVATLHSHGSSQPDIALHARPASSTVTGLILGDVNLNLDDKSALKAKGLREDWHLRQIVDQPSRMNHISGLSLSSRNASHNTSEAITPTTPTSSSQNRMGGAPSQNVISGLASGAGMEPLKNGGLAGLLGPPPKMPRGRKKIKAENGSGPLLVVPYPILAAGTDQSAVTITAKEGKTYRCKVCPLTFFSKSDMQIHSKSHTEAKPHKCPHCSKSFASASYLAQHLRIHLDVKPYHCSYCERSFRQLSHLQQHTRIHTGDRPYKCAHPGCEKAFTQLSNLQSHQRQHNKDKPYKCPNCYRAYADSASLQIHLSAHAIKNGKAFCCSVCGRAYTSETYLTKHMSKHTVVEHLVSQHSPQRTDSPNIPIRIALI, encoded by the exons GATGGCAGAGCCTCGATTTAATAATCCATATTTCTGGCCGCCGCCTCCCTCCATGCCTGGCCAG CTAGATAACCTCGTGCTGATCAATAAGATTAAAGAGCAGCTGATGGCGGAGAAGATCAGGCCTCCACACCTGCCGCACACTTCCGTTccctcccagcagcccctgctGGTCCCCGGCTCGCCCTCGGAAGGCGGCCAGCACGCCGTGCCTGTGCCCAAGCTCCAGCAGGTGGCGACTCTCCACTCGCACGGCTCGTCGCAGCCCGACATCGCCTTGCATGCTCGCCCCGCCTCCAGCACTGTGACAG GCCTTATTCTCGGTGATGTAAACTTGAATCTGGACGATAAGTCGGCGTTGAAAGCGAAGGGACTGCGAGAAGACTGGCATCTGCGGCAGATTGTAGACCAGCCCTCGAGAATGAACCACATTTCAG GTCTCTCGCTGTCGTCTCGCAACGCCAGCCACAACACCTCAGAGGCGATCACCCCCACCACGCCCACCTCCAGCAGCCAGAACCGAATGGGTGGAGCGCCGTCCCAGAATGTCATTTCCGGATTAGCCAGCGGTGCGGGAATGGAGCCTCTCAAGAACGGGGGCCTGGCAGGGTTGCTGGGGCCGCCACCCAAAATGCCGCGCGGACGCAAGAAGATCAAGGCGGAGAACGGCTCCGGGCCTCTGCTGGTCGTGCCGTATCCCATTCTGGCCGCGGGCACCGACCAGTCCGCGGTCACCATTACGGCCAAGGAGGGGAAAACCTACAG GTGCAAGGTGTGCCCGCTGACCTTCTTCAGCAAGTCGGACATGCAGATCCACTCCAAGTCGCACACGGAGGCCAAGCCGCACAAGTGCCCCCACTGCTCCAAGTCGTTCGCCAGCGCCTCCTACCTGGCCCAGCACCTGCGCATACACCTGGACGTGAAGCCCTACCACTGCTCCTACTGCGAGAGGTCCTTCCGCCAGCTCTcccacctgcagcagcacacCAG aATTCATACAGGCGATCGACCATATAAATGCGCCCATCCCGGATGCGAAAAGGCCTTCACCCAGCTCTCGAACCTTCAG TCGCACCAGAGGCAGCACAACAAAGACAAGCCGTACAAGTGTCCGAACTGCTACCGGGCCTACGCGGACTCGGCCTCGCTGCAGATCCACCTCTCGGCGCACGCCATCAAAAACGGCAAGGCGTTCTGCTGCAGCGTGTGCGGCCGGGCGTACACCTCC GAGACCTACCTGACAAAGCACATGTCCAAGCACACGGTGGTGGAGCATCTGGTGAGCCAGCATTCCCCGCAGCGGACAGACTCCCCGAACATCCCCATCCGCATCGCGCTCATCTGA